DNA sequence from the Burkholderiales bacterium genome:
GAGCACCACCGCCGCGGCGAGGTAGATCAGCCCGCTCATGCGCACCACGAACGGCAGCAGCGAGCACGCGAACAGGATCACGGTGTAGAGCAGCACGTGCAGCCGCGTGAACTTGTCGCCGTGCGTCACCGGCAGCATCGGCAGACCCGCCTTGGCGTATTCGTTCTTGCGATACAGCGCGAGCGCCCAGAAGTGCGGCGGCGTCCACGCGAAGATGATGAGGAAGAGCGTCAGCGCGTCGGCGGTGACTTCGCCGGTGACCGCCGCCCAGCCGAGCACCGGCGGCATCGCGCCCGAGGCGCCGCCGATCACGATGTTCTGCGGCGTGAGCGGCTTGAGGATCACGGTGTAGACGATCGCGTAGCCGACGAACGTGGCGAGCGTGAGCCACATCGTCAGCGGGTTGACGAACTGGTGCAGGACGGCGAGCCCGATCCCGCCGATGACGCCCGCGAAGGCGAACGTCTCGCGCGAGGTGAGCTGCCCGCGCGGCAGCGGGCGGCGGCTGGTGCGCAGCATGATCGCGTCGATCTTCTGCTCGACGAGGCAGTTCACCGCAGCCGCGGCGCCCGCGACGAGCGCGATACCGACGGTCGCGGCAAGCAGCGGCTGGAGCGGCACCGCGCCGGGCACCGCGAGGAACATGCCGATCACCGCCGTGAAGACGATGAGCGACACCACGCGAGGCTTGGTGAGCTGGTAGAACTGCTGGAGGCGGGAGCCGAAAGGCTGCCCTGCTACGCTCGTGGACATCAGGGCGTCGGCGGGAGGTCAGCGCGGGAAAGGGCGAAGTTTATCATCACGAGCGTCACCAGCAAAATCGCGGCCACGGCGTTGTGGGCGACCGCGACCGGCAGCGGCAGTCCGGCCAGGATGTTGGCGACGCCGAGGGCGATCTGCGCGATCAGCACCACCGCCAGCGCCGCCGCATAACGGCCGAGGCCGCGCGCGCGCGACAGTGCAAAAGCGAGCGTCCCCACGTAAATCAGCGTCACCAGCGCGCCGACGCGATGCGTCCAGTGGATCGCGGTCAGCGCTTCGTACGCGAGGTGCTCGCCCGCCGCGGTCCGGCCGAGCTCGCGCACGAGCTGGAAGCCGTGGCGGAAATCCATGTCGGGCCGCCACACGCCGTGGCACGTCGGGAAATCGATACACGCGAGCGCCGCGTAGTTGCTCGAAACCCACCCGCCGAGCGCGATCTGCGTGAACACGACCGCGATGGCGATGAGCGCCCACGGCCGCAGCTTGCGGGCGGCGGTCCGATCGACGGCGGGCCGCCCATCGAGCTGCCGCAGGAAGAGCCACACCAGCAGCGCCAGCGTGGTCATGCCCCCGAGCAGGTGCAGCGTGACGATCACCGGTTTCAACAGCAGCGTCACCGTCCACATGCCCAACAGGCCTTGCAGGACGACCAGCACGAACAGCGTGGAGGCGAGCGCCGGCGAGCGCGGAAGCTTCTCGCGCCAGCGCCACGCAAGCACCGCGAGGCCCAGGATCAGCAGCCCCAGCGTGCTGGCGATGTAGCGATGGAACATCTCCTTCCACGCTTTCCTCATCGACACCGGGCCGTGCTCGCCGCCCTGCGCTTGCACGGCTTTCGCGATGCTCTCTTCGGCATGCGCGGGCGAGAGCTCGCCGTAGCAGCCCGGCCAGTCGGGACAACCGAGCCCGGCATCCATCAAGCGCACGAAACCACCGACCACGACCACGACGAACGCGAGGCACGCAGCGGCCAGCGCGAGCCTTTTGTAGAGCGTGTTCATTTCCAGTCGGAATAGCGCACGAGGCGCGACACGTCCTTCAGGACGCCGCGCGGATCGGGATTTTCGGGAAAGCGCATCATCAGGTTGCCGAGCGGATCTATGACGTAGATGTGCGCCGTCGGCGTCGTCGGCGCGGGAAACGCGGCGAGCACCGCGCTCCCCGGCGCGCGCACCACGCGCAGCCCCGGGTGCTCGCCGACCACCGCGGTGTTCGGGAACATGTCGTCGTTCACCAGCCAAACGCGCTCGATGCGATCGCTGTTCTTGCCCTGGGCGAGCCTCACCTGCCGCATGTAGAGGAGCTTGGTACGGCAACGCTCGTCGCACGCCGAGCCGTCGATGCTGACGAGCACCCACGAGCCCTTGAGATCCGCGAAGCTGAAAGGCCGCGTGTCGACGCCGGCGAGCGTCGCCGCCGGCACCGGCTGCGGCGTGAGCAGCTCGCCGTAATTGACGTGGCCGCTCGGCTGGAGCCAGTAGTACGCGACGAACGACGCGACGACCGGCGCCGCGCACAGCGCGAGCACCAGCCACAGGGTGAGTCGGTTACGCCGCGGGCGGTTCGGCGCCGGGGTTTGGTCGTTTGCGTTTGAGCTGAGTGTAGGCATAGAAGATCGTGAGTGTGGCGGCGAGCGCGAACCATTGGAATGCGTAGCCGTAATGCTTTTCGATACCGAAGTCGGGTGCGGGCCATTCCCGCTGGAGGCCGTCGTCGAGCGCGCTGTCCTGGCGCAGCACGAAAGGCTGCACCGCGATCGGCGTCATCTGGGTGTAGCGCTGTATGGTCAGGTTCTGCACGATGCGGCCTTCGACGACGGTGTCGCTGCGCTCGAAGGCGCCGCGGTGGGGCACGGTCGCAGTGCCGGAGACGGTGACCGGTCCCCGCGGGGTCTTCACCGCGGGCAGCTCGGAGCGCAGGGCCGGCCGCGCCACCCAGCCGCGGTTCACCAGCACGCGCACCTCGCTGCCTTCGATCTTCAGCGGCATCACGACGTGGTAGCCCGGCACGCCGTGGTGAATGCGGTTGTCGACGAACACCGCGCGCTGCGGCTCGAACACGCCGCGCGCTTCGATGCGGCGCAGGTCGATGCCCTCGGGCGACAGGGCTTCGCGTCCCACGTTGATCGGGGGCTGCGCGGCCATCGTCTCGTAGCGCTCCTTGATCGCGCGCTTCTGCGCGGCGCGGTCGAGCTGCCAGTTGCCCAGCGCGAGCGTCACGGCCACGCCGATCGCAGTCGCGAGCGCCGGCCACCAGCGGCTGCGCTTTTCAGGCAGCTTCATCGCGGGCGAGCGTGTACACTGGCCGCATGCGTCTGGTCGTGTTCATCTTTCTCGCGTTCATACTCTTCAGCCTGTTCTCCGGGCTGTACTACGTCTGGAAAGACAAAGGCCGTTCGGACCGTGCGGTGAAAGCGCTCACCGTGCGCGTCATCCTTTCCATCGTGCTCTTCCTGATGCTCGTGATCGGCTTCCAGCTCGGCCTTTTCCACCACAAGCTCTGATCGCGCGATGAACGGGTTCGACCCGTTCACCGGTTCATCCGTTCACGGCCTCAAAAAAAACGCCGCACGTCACTCGTGCGGCGTTCCTCCCTACTGACTGACGAGTACCGTTGTTCTTCGCGCTTTTTTCTTCGTGTTCTTTTTGTTGGGGTTTTGTGCGCGTTATAGCCAGTAGACGAAGATGAAAAGTCCCAGCCAAACGACGTCGACGAAGTGCCAGTACCAGGCCACGCCTTCGAACCCGAAGTGGTGCTCGGGCTTGAAGTGCCCGGCGACGCTGCGGAAAAGGATCACGATCAGCATGATCGTGCCGACCGTCACGTGGAAGCCGTGGAATCCGGTCAGCATGTAGAACGTCGAGCCGTACGCGCCCGAGCTGATCTTCAGGTTGAGCTCGCCGGCCGCGTGGATGTATTCGTAGGCCTGCAGCGAGAGGAACAGGATGCCCAGCCCGACCGTCAGCACGAGACCCCAGATGAGCTGCGAGCGGTTGTTCTTGAGCAGGCCCCAGTGCGCCCACGTCACGGTCGCGCCGGAGGTCAGCAGGATCAGCGTGTTGATCGCCGGGATGCCCATCGCTTCCATCGGCGTGAACTGCTCGGTGATGCCGGGGCCGGCGGTGGGCCACGCCGCCTTGAAGCCGGGCCACAGCAGCTGCTGGCTTTCGAGTCCGCCGAGGTCGGGCACCGACAACACCCGCATGTAGAACAGCGCGCCGAAGAACGCGCCGAAGAACATCACCTCGGAGAAGATGAACCAGCCCATCGCCCAGCGGAAGCCGGTGTCGACCTGCTTGTTGTAGGCGCCGCCTTCGGACTCGTGCGCGACCGTGCTGAACCAGCCGGCCAGCATGTAGAAGAGCACGAAGAGGCCCGCGAACGTCACGTACTTGGCCCAGCCGACTCCGTTGAACCACGACGCGGCGCCGAGCGCCATCAGGAGCAGCGCGAACGAGCCGAAGATCGGCCACGTAGAAGGCTGCGGGACGTAATAACGTGTGGATTGGCTCAACATCTCAAGGCTCCCCTACTCTCGAATTCTTGACCTCAGCTCGTGATGAACCGCACGAGCGTGACGAGGCATATCACAAAAATAACCGCGCCGATGATGCCGGCCACGATGACCTGCACCGGCTTGAGGGTGACGAAATCCTTCTCGTGGGCCGCGCGCTTGCGGATCCCGAGGAACGACCAGAGCACCGCTTTGGCGACGTCGAGCGGTCCTGCGCTACGTTTGGTCGAAGGCTCGCTCACGGCGATCACCCGTCGCTCCCCGTCCGCTCGGTCGCCGCGGAAGTCTTGCCGTCGCGGCCTTCGACCGCGAAGAAGGTGTACGACATGGTCACGAAGTTCACGTCTTCGGGCAGCTGGGGGTCAACGACGAAGACCACGGGCATGGTGCGCGTCTCGCCGGGCTGCAGCGTCTGCTGCGAAAAGCAGAAGCACTCGAGCTTCTTCATGTGGCGCCCCGCGACCTGCGGACCCCAGCTCGGGATCGCCTGTCCGGTCACCACGCGGTTCGAGTTGTTGTGCACCTCGAAGTCGGCCGTGACGAGCTCGCCGGGATGGAAAGTGACCTGGTGCGCGAGCGGCCGGAAGGTCCACGGCAGATCGCTGCGCAGGTTGGTGTCGAACTGCATCGTCACCGTGCGCGACTTGTCGACCTGTGTGTTCTTCGCGACGTCGTCGGCGCTCGCGAGGTTGGTCAGGCCGGTGAGGTCGCAGAGCGTGCGGTAG
Encoded proteins:
- a CDS encoding SURF1 family protein produces the protein MKLPEKRSRWWPALATAIGVAVTLALGNWQLDRAAQKRAIKERYETMAAQPPINVGREALSPEGIDLRRIEARGVFEPQRAVFVDNRIHHGVPGYHVVMPLKIEGSEVRVLVNRGWVARPALRSELPAVKTPRGPVTVSGTATVPHRGAFERSDTVVEGRIVQNLTIQRYTQMTPIAVQPFVLRQDSALDDGLQREWPAPDFGIEKHYGYAFQWFALAATLTIFYAYTQLKRKRPNPGAEPPAA
- a CDS encoding cytochrome c oxidase subunit 3, which codes for MLSQSTRYYVPQPSTWPIFGSFALLLMALGAASWFNGVGWAKYVTFAGLFVLFYMLAGWFSTVAHESEGGAYNKQVDTGFRWAMGWFIFSEVMFFGAFFGALFYMRVLSVPDLGGLESQQLLWPGFKAAWPTAGPGITEQFTPMEAMGIPAINTLILLTSGATVTWAHWGLLKNNRSQLIWGLVLTVGLGILFLSLQAYEYIHAAGELNLKISSGAYGSTFYMLTGFHGFHVTVGTIMLIVILFRSVAGHFKPEHHFGFEGVAWYWHFVDVVWLGLFIFVYWL
- the cyoE gene encoding heme o synthase, whose translation is MSTSVAGQPFGSRLQQFYQLTKPRVVSLIVFTAVIGMFLAVPGAVPLQPLLAATVGIALVAGAAAAVNCLVEQKIDAIMLRTSRRPLPRGQLTSRETFAFAGVIGGIGLAVLHQFVNPLTMWLTLATFVGYAIVYTVILKPLTPQNIVIGGASGAMPPVLGWAAVTGEVTADALTLFLIIFAWTPPHFWALALYRKNEYAKAGLPMLPVTHGDKFTRLHVLLYTVILFACSLLPFVVRMSGLIYLAAAVVLGGMFLRYAIRIYRDYSDTLARRTFRFSITYLASLFAALLIDHYFKVLV
- a CDS encoding DUF2970 domain-containing protein, which gives rise to MAVSEPSTKRSAGPLDVAKAVLWSFLGIRKRAAHEKDFVTLKPVQVIVAGIIGAVIFVICLVTLVRFITS
- a CDS encoding cytochrome c oxidase assembly protein; the encoded protein is MNPETDDRKRGNRTMLTKLAVVTCVMFGFGFAMVPFYRTLCDLTGLTNLASADDVAKNTQVDKSRTVTMQFDTNLRSDLPWTFRPLAHQVTFHPGELVTADFEVHNNSNRVVTGQAIPSWGPQVAGRHMKKLECFCFSQQTLQPGETRTMPVVFVVDPQLPEDVNFVTMSYTFFAVEGRDGKTSAATERTGSDG
- a CDS encoding COX15/CtaA family protein — its product is MNTLYKRLALAAACLAFVVVVVGGFVRLMDAGLGCPDWPGCYGELSPAHAEESIAKAVQAQGGEHGPVSMRKAWKEMFHRYIASTLGLLILGLAVLAWRWREKLPRSPALASTLFVLVVLQGLLGMWTVTLLLKPVIVTLHLLGGMTTLALLVWLFLRQLDGRPAVDRTAARKLRPWALIAIAVVFTQIALGGWVSSNYAALACIDFPTCHGVWRPDMDFRHGFQLVRELGRTAAGEHLAYEALTAIHWTHRVGALVTLIYVGTLAFALSRARGLGRYAAALAVVLIAQIALGVANILAGLPLPVAVAHNAVAAILLVTLVMINFALSRADLPPTP
- a CDS encoding cytochrome C oxidase subunit I, which gives rise to MPTLSSNANDQTPAPNRPRRNRLTLWLVLALCAAPVVASFVAYYWLQPSGHVNYGELLTPQPVPAATLAGVDTRPFSFADLKGSWVLVSIDGSACDERCRTKLLYMRQVRLAQGKNSDRIERVWLVNDDMFPNTAVVGEHPGLRVVRAPGSAVLAAFPAPTTPTAHIYVIDPLGNLMMRFPENPDPRGVLKDVSRLVRYSDWK
- a CDS encoding twin transmembrane helix small protein, with amino-acid sequence MRLVVFIFLAFILFSLFSGLYYVWKDKGRSDRAVKALTVRVILSIVLFLMLVIGFQLGLFHHKL